DNA sequence from the Pedosphaera parvula Ellin514 genome:
TGGAGGATGGGACGACGTATCCCAAGATTGTGGAGCATTTGGCGGGGGTGGGGTACCCGGACATTTCGGAGCGGAATGTGTCGGCGTGGTTCCTGGGTGGCTTTGAGGATTGGAAGGAGGAGCAGCGGCGTCTGGCGGGAATGAAGGTGGATGCGGAGTTTGCGCAGTCGGTGATGGCGCAGCATCCGGAGTGTCCGGTGCAGGAGGCGGGGATTAAGATTCTGGGGACGCAGTTGTTCGGGATGTTGTCGCGGTTTGATCTGGCGCGGTTGCGCGCGGAGTTGGAAGAAGGAGATCCAAAGACTTACATGGAGTTGTTGAAGGCCTTTGTGCTGGTGAATCGGAGGTCGCTGGAACTGGAGAAGTTCAAGGCGAAGGTGGAGAAGCAGCGGGAGACGTTGGAGCAGGAGTTGAGTCGGGGCGAGGGTGGGATCAGGCCGGAGACGTTGCGGAGGATTGAGAAGGAGCTCAGGCTGCTTTGAACCACGAAAGACGGAAAAC
Encoded proteins:
- a CDS encoding DUF3486 family protein, which codes for EDGTTYPKIVEHLAGVGYPDISERNVSAWFLGGFEDWKEEQRRLAGMKVDAEFAQSVMAQHPECPVQEAGIKILGTQLFGMLSRFDLARLRAELEEGDPKTYMELLKAFVLVNRRSLELEKFKAKVEKQRETLEQELSRGEGGIRPETLRRIEKELRLL